In the genome of Penaeus vannamei isolate JL-2024 chromosome 26, ASM4276789v1, whole genome shotgun sequence, one region contains:
- the LOC138866656 gene encoding trichohyalin-like: MWQHSTASSSGVLKPRTCFIKSQVRFARFVDPRFTGEQPKKQLQRRRRRRKRKGRRRRRRRRRRKCKASEELVQEEDSGLAEASEELVRAEAWEELVHSGLAYQYLTEELDLVLEEDSRLAEAWEELAQEEESGLEEAWEELVQEEDSGLAEAWEVLVQEEDSGLAEAWEELEDSGLAEASEELAQEEASEELSRRRDSGLEEASRTSSRRRLRPGGSLGGARPGGGPRPEEASEELVQRRILGLEEAWEELVQEEERLEEASEELVQEEESEEPGGASEELVQESLEELSSRRRTRSWRKPRGACPGGGLRPEEASEELAQEEASRRSLPRRKPRGARPGGGLAWRKPREARQEEDSGGGPGLEEASEELVQEEESGLEEASEELVQEEDLFEEALEELVQEEDSGLEKPPEELVQEEDSGLEEASEELLSRRRNPAWRKPRGARPGGSPGGARPGEDPSLEEASGGARPGGGLRPGGSLGGARPGLEEASEELVQGGGPWFGGSLGGARPGGEDSGLEEASGGARPGRRNPFGGVRGARPGGPRGARPGGGIRPGGSLRSSSEEEDSGLAKPRRSRPGGDPAWRSLEEPVQEEDSGLEEASGGAPRLKEEKLEQLRKVMQKLHWFPK, translated from the exons aTGTGGCAGCATTCAACTGCATCCTCGTCTGGCGTTCTGAAGCCTCGAACCTGTTTCATCAAGAGCCAGGTTCGGTTCGCACGCTTCGTCGACCCGCGGTTCACAGGCG AACAACCAAAGAAACAgctacaaagaagaagaagaagaagaaaaagaaaaggaagaagaagaagaagaagaagaagaagaagaaagtgcaaagcctcggaggagctcgtccaggaggaggactccggcctggcggaagcctcggaggagctcgtccgggCGGAAGCCTGGGAGGAGCTCGTCCACTCCGGCCTGGCGTACCAGTACCTGACGGAGGAGCTGGACCTCGTCCTGGAGGAGGATTCCCGCCTGGCGGAAGCCtgggaggagctcgcccaggaggaggaatccggcctggaggaagcctgggaggagctcgtccaggaggaggactccggcctggcggaagcctgGGAGgtgctcgtccaggaggaggactccggcctggcggaagcctgggaggagctc gaggactccggcctggcggaagcctcggaggagctcgcccaggaggaagcctcggaggagctgtCCAGGAGGAgggactccggcctggaggaagcctcgagGACTTCGTCCAGGAGGAgactccggcctggcggaagcctcggaggagctcgtccaggaggaggacctCGGCctgaggaagcctcggaggagctcgtccagagGAGGATTCTGGGCCTGGAGGAAGCCtgggaggagctcgtccaggaggaggaacgactggaggaagcctcggaggagctcgtccaggaggaggaatcg gaggaacctggaggagcctcggaggagctcgtccaggagagCCTGGAGGAGctctcgtccaggaggaggactcggTCCTGGAGGAAGCCTCGAGGAGCCTGTCCAGGAGGAGGACTTCGGCctgaggaagcctcggaggagctcgcccaggaggaagcCTCCCGGAGGAGCCTGCCCAGGAGGAAGCCtcgaggagctcgtccaggaggaggactggcctggaggaagcctcgagAAGCTCgtcaggaggaggactccg gaggaggacctggcctggaggaagcctcggaggagctcgtccaggaagaggaatccggcctggaggaagcctcggaggagctcgtccaggaggaggacctGTTCGAGGAAGCtctggaggagctcgtccaggaggaggactccggcctggagaAGCCtccggaggagctcgtccaggaggaggactccggcctggaggaagcctcggaggagcttctgtccaggaggaggaatccggcctggaggaagcctcgaggagctcgtccaggaggaagccctggaggagctcgtccaggagagGACCCAAGCCTGGAGGAAGCCtctggaggagctcgtccaggaggaggactccggcctggaggaagcctcggaggagctc gacccggcctggaggaagcctcggaggagctcgtccagggaGGAGGACCCTGGttcggaggaagcctcggaggagctcgtccaggaggagaggactccggcctggaggaagcctctggaggagctcgtccagggaGGAGGAATCCGTTCGGCGGAGTTCGAGGAGCTCGTCCGGGCGGGCCtcgaggagctcgtccaggaggaggaatccggcctggaggaagcctcagGAGCTCGTCCGAGGAGGAGGATTCCGGCCTGgcgaagcctcggaggagccgtCCAGGAGGAGACCCGGCCTGGAGGAGCCTGGAGGAGCctgtccaggaggaggactccggcctggaggaagcctcaggaggagctc CTCGACTCAAAGAGGAGAAGCTAGAGCAGCTGAGAAAGGTCATGCAGAAGTTGCATTGGTTCCCCAAATGA